A single region of the Streptomyces sp. NBC_01262 genome encodes:
- a CDS encoding sensor histidine kinase: MRRRDKRARLPLRKSLLGRLLTVSALVASCSVAATAWIAVQTTTGAIRQEQGQNLTADAKIYNTLLGYAATHPGWEGVDDTVRKLARQSQRRIALTTQDRRPLFDSASDSSDSPGSSGSTSVTALPAQASAVVDPLSVDTTLEPDAASAGADRVDPRAVGPFLLPTKERTQVRRAAAASVKCLSGVGIAADVVQSPSGRPRIQFVSSDTDRDLALKCLAIGPVDPTATEQKALRALNQLADACLKRQDRKGVKLNLDLSWDRGYGQAAEAQAAYEAKVAEDEAAAGKKAAEGAATKQGLPDYRDSGYDRAIASCVGSARREQLTAYVAAPALLFIDEPGAVSVPGFDLSPANTARIAGATALVLALTVGASVIAGARLVRPLHALTGAAQRMRDGLDSAPVPVGPDNEIGRLTATFNDMAAHRTRLEKQRKVMVSDVAHELRTPLSNIRGWLEAAQDGLAEPDPVFVSSLLEEAVQLQHIIDDLQDLAAADAGALRLHLEPVRVDELLNQVAAAHQGLAETAGITLTVSPASAPTPASALPLLDADPVRLRQAVSNLVSNAVRHTPPGGRVTLRSYVTGSGDGVAVEVADTGSGIPADEVPHVFDRFWRAEKSRSRSTGGSGLGLAIVLKLAEAHGGTADVMSTEGQGSVFTLRLPVAEEPEAEEAEETTAGP, encoded by the coding sequence ATGCGTCGACGTGACAAGCGGGCGCGGCTGCCGCTCCGCAAGAGCCTGCTCGGCCGGCTGCTGACCGTCTCGGCACTGGTTGCCTCGTGCTCGGTCGCCGCCACCGCCTGGATCGCGGTGCAGACGACCACCGGCGCGATCCGCCAGGAGCAGGGGCAGAACCTCACCGCCGATGCCAAGATCTACAACACCCTGCTGGGGTACGCGGCCACCCACCCCGGCTGGGAGGGCGTCGACGACACCGTGCGGAAGCTGGCCCGGCAGTCCCAGCGCCGGATCGCGCTGACCACCCAGGACCGGCGCCCGCTCTTCGACTCCGCCTCCGACTCCTCCGACTCCCCCGGCTCCTCCGGCTCCACGTCCGTCACGGCGCTGCCGGCGCAGGCCTCGGCGGTCGTCGACCCGCTGTCCGTCGACACCACGCTGGAGCCCGACGCCGCCTCCGCCGGCGCGGACCGCGTCGACCCACGCGCTGTCGGGCCGTTCCTGCTGCCCACGAAGGAACGTACGCAGGTGCGGCGGGCCGCCGCCGCGAGCGTGAAGTGCCTCAGCGGCGTGGGCATCGCGGCGGACGTCGTCCAGAGTCCGAGCGGACGGCCCCGTATCCAGTTCGTGAGCAGCGACACCGACCGCGACCTGGCACTCAAATGCCTGGCGATCGGGCCGGTCGATCCCACCGCGACCGAGCAGAAGGCCCTGCGCGCCCTCAACCAACTGGCCGACGCCTGCCTGAAGCGCCAGGACCGCAAAGGCGTGAAACTGAACCTGGACCTGTCCTGGGACCGGGGATACGGGCAGGCGGCCGAGGCACAGGCGGCGTACGAGGCGAAGGTGGCGGAGGACGAGGCCGCCGCGGGCAAGAAGGCCGCTGAGGGCGCCGCGACCAAACAGGGCCTGCCCGACTACCGCGACAGCGGGTACGACCGCGCCATCGCCTCCTGCGTCGGCAGCGCGCGCCGCGAGCAGCTCACGGCGTACGTCGCCGCCCCCGCGCTGCTGTTCATCGACGAGCCCGGGGCCGTCAGCGTGCCCGGTTTCGATCTCTCACCGGCCAACACCGCGCGCATCGCCGGAGCCACGGCCCTCGTCCTCGCCCTGACCGTCGGCGCCTCGGTGATCGCCGGAGCCCGTCTCGTCCGGCCCCTGCACGCGCTCACCGGCGCCGCCCAGCGGATGCGGGACGGCCTGGACTCGGCGCCCGTGCCGGTCGGCCCGGACAACGAGATCGGACGGCTGACGGCGACCTTCAACGACATGGCCGCACACCGCACCCGGCTCGAAAAACAGCGCAAGGTGATGGTCAGCGACGTCGCCCACGAGTTGCGCACCCCACTGAGCAACATCCGCGGCTGGCTGGAGGCGGCACAGGACGGACTGGCCGAGCCCGACCCGGTGTTCGTCTCCTCGCTGCTGGAGGAGGCCGTGCAGCTCCAGCACATCATCGACGACCTCCAGGACCTGGCGGCGGCCGACGCGGGCGCCCTGCGCCTGCACCTGGAGCCGGTACGCGTCGACGAGCTCCTCAACCAGGTCGCCGCGGCACACCAGGGCCTGGCCGAGACCGCGGGCATCACACTGACGGTCTCCCCGGCGTCGGCCCCGACCCCTGCGTCGGCGTTGCCCCTGCTGGACGCCGACCCGGTCAGGCTGCGCCAGGCCGTGAGCAACCTGGTCTCCAACGCTGTACGCCACACACCGCCCGGCGGCCGGGTCACGCTGCGCTCGTACGTAACCGGTTCCGGTGACGGCGTGGCCGTGGAGGTGGCCGACACCGGCAGCGGTATCCCGGCGGACGAGGTCCCCCACGTCTTCGACCGCTTCTGGCGGGCGGAGAAGTCCCGCAGCCGAAGCACCGGCGGCAGCGGCCTCGGCCTGGCGATCGTCCTCAAGCTCGCCGAGGCCCACGGCGGCACGGCGGACGTGATGAGCACCGAGGGGCAGGGCTCGGTCTTCACGCTGCGGCTGCCGGTCGCGGAGGAGCCGGAGGCGGAAGAGGCCGAGGAGACCACCGCCGGGCCCTGA
- a CDS encoding class F sortase — MLAGCSAAPDTAFPTTPTTAATSAAASASAGTPSPGAPAVEQPAAPTKVSIPSVGITSSLMKLGLNADGTVEVPPADQGMTAGWYTGASVPGAAGAAVIIGHNDTRYGKAVFHDLKDIAKGADITVTNARGETAHFTVTSTESVSKKSFPTEKVYGPTTGHALRLITCDGSFDAQGHPVNNLIVYATLD; from the coding sequence GTGCTCGCCGGCTGCTCGGCCGCCCCCGACACGGCCTTCCCGACGACACCCACGACCGCCGCCACCAGTGCCGCCGCTTCCGCGTCGGCGGGCACCCCGTCGCCCGGGGCTCCGGCGGTCGAGCAGCCCGCGGCGCCCACCAAGGTCAGCATTCCCTCGGTCGGGATCACCAGCTCCTTGATGAAGCTCGGGCTCAACGCCGACGGAACCGTAGAAGTCCCGCCGGCCGACCAGGGCATGACCGCCGGCTGGTACACCGGCGCCTCCGTGCCCGGCGCGGCCGGTGCCGCCGTCATCATCGGCCACAACGACACCCGCTACGGCAAGGCCGTCTTCCACGACCTCAAGGACATCGCCAAGGGCGCGGACATCACCGTCACCAACGCCCGTGGGGAGACGGCGCACTTCACCGTCACCAGCACCGAGAGCGTCAGCAAGAAGTCCTTCCCCACCGAGAAGGTCTACGGCCCGACCACGGGCCACGCCCTGCGGCTGATCACCTGCGACGGCTCGTTCGACGCCCAGGGCCACCCGGTGAACAACCTCATCGTCTACGCGACGCTGGACTGA
- a CDS encoding toxin glutamine deamidase domain-containing protein encodes MLPDSLEWVLEMLGFEWPTADEDKLIECAQVWRQFSANLEGLQVRGVTAAGDVVSNNYGDSIDGFTATWEKFSGSSGYFDDARNGAEMIAFTLETAAVLIVGMKIAVIAQLVILACEIIAAQASAPFTLGLSELGAAAGVATTRMLVRKILKEVAKQLWDAVLETAKEPFVSALQAMISDVISQTVNQNFGAQSGYDLGRTAKTGYEEGKDALKNSASTLGEGLRDGAAGRAGHHARHSATGGDSGSGGHADGGNSSTTPSGTTSSDSSGSGSTSGSSPSNGSPSSGSPSSSSSDSGSTSTGSSPSVGGTPSTPSTSSTRSASDSGGSPAASTTQTPAATRTESPDTTTPTPTSTSPDASAGSPTSSPSPFDVGTNQYRESQADSQSPSPASTPDAPTPDHSSVTPDRQATPDAAPTPDQTRPETTPDQRTTPDAGPGPAPEHTRSETPPDPRTTPDAGPAPAPEHTRPDAAPAPAPDTARPEHEAQAEAPAQRHAEGPEPSTTPATQQAPHGDTPRGDGHNEGGQQSGSSPRASVPHQQAPGPVPHRVQGPEHSYPNQNQNDQSVHIQGGATITAPSRDTTSPDTAPQNQAPGQTQTPQGTSPQAMGGGPVTAPGPAPQRTAPPRDGRIADVSRQEPTTRPYDRRLDGPRVPTTPPATPAPTPPPPAAPPAPSAPPGGQQHPDTLHTIRAGLAQQTGGLVTPPDADQQALLNSVPHNPDGTPQRFADPFQPWGQLQNDGGLQQPGRSNNCADCSRSFLETWYGNPQVSAARTPDTNPDGTPDRQSPENNANDNIIQWAGAPHTYAGTPAPDAYHRIALDLYNSGHGSSAIVQVAWPDGSGHAFNAVNYHGHIVWVDTQSGMVSTTPIHQQAAGVWYIPLDADRNPLHPPQPDPGQPAQSAQSPQPETQTQTQPQAQPEPGHADADADGTPPPDPGAGQSLHDIRAGLEDGPGGLRPPYAVDQLLLEDAVPRNPDGTPQRHPDPFQSWSGLQNDGGPIVPGRSNNCADCTRSFLETWFGNPQVSAPRTWDPNPDGTLDRRSAERQSTENMQAWAGDTYRYSPTRDEGYQRIADELLAAGPGAAAVIAVEWPGGGGHAFTAVNHNGTVVWVDPQSGQVSHQPIHPSALRVWHMTMDGDRNPVVPQAQAHTGTPETQAATDRTSAAPPLVDTYPGEAGGRDRIERTLGAPFADQGDGPAAFDRLETTLLDSGHGSQAVIVTTDGDGRAHAWNAVNNNGTVTYVDPQTGQRGGTPLHNGDNGVFAIPLDANRRPLAAVPAQPSQPAQPSQPAQPSPPSPRQTPGDLAGAQPLPSENHGSTPHGQAQPGDGTHQHYGMTTETSQGAVRQSHEVEQVDMAPVRRNLQTWLQDGNLQAILDSSSQRPPGNEAFTHRELSAALPGFADMHPGQRGAVVATLARLSLAFHRSNAVGHNLLSLTPQQLGDAYANRPPGLPPQNDISRGVHYHAQADMLGSVARGRGNPARQAFEHAADRYGDTTATRRGEPESLVQRMRDLYGQTEHRPDFTARNYAVVEVHDPTNGETYYVVDSSIPQQTPDEAHSEPHLGDYLDHVNDRRAAQGLPPVQPSTLYTEREPCGNVSGSPHADCSGYIHQAQVFQGSRVNYATGFRRGDLDPAATGSKSQVQATFSRDFQDNLNHTMDLWMQLAIIRDHGPELTPPPPPPAAGPPPAAGPPPQSGPPEPSGTDDDSPTPDTDQDQDQDQGQDQNPGIPPEVRARIDEVLADHPDVADVVARLVQDQDRHPLNIGGDILRQGRRDRVLELIRELADGQVLRDRDLQTYLRECPGQGPVFEGIPDDVNVTEDGTSRKQAFVDESKELDAARRIGAEPTGEERALLQEYADNLVERVHTNVRSEIAAICPEGASFSVRTKSAPALLDKVMRMSQGSPGRPGRPNYQVGDVIDAVGARITVENMDQLEQALRNVQQRFGVGDTGRILEIENMYAEPKSKNPEYRVIPMVVRVDVDGEAYTFELQLTTRRASVAADVEHNTLFKPYHELTDEQRDHIKRMQSEAAALDQEETRR; translated from the coding sequence ATGCTGCCGGACTCACTTGAGTGGGTCCTGGAGATGCTCGGCTTCGAATGGCCGACCGCCGATGAGGACAAGCTCATCGAATGCGCCCAGGTCTGGCGGCAGTTCTCCGCCAACCTGGAGGGCCTGCAGGTACGCGGAGTCACCGCGGCCGGCGATGTGGTCTCCAACAACTACGGCGACTCGATCGACGGGTTCACCGCGACCTGGGAGAAGTTCTCCGGCAGCTCGGGGTACTTCGACGACGCGCGCAACGGCGCCGAGATGATCGCGTTCACGCTGGAGACCGCCGCCGTCCTCATCGTCGGCATGAAGATCGCGGTGATCGCCCAACTGGTCATCCTGGCCTGCGAGATCATCGCCGCCCAGGCATCCGCACCGTTCACACTGGGCCTGTCGGAGCTGGGCGCGGCGGCCGGGGTCGCGACGACTCGTATGCTCGTCCGCAAGATCCTCAAAGAGGTCGCGAAGCAGCTCTGGGACGCGGTCCTGGAAACCGCGAAAGAGCCGTTCGTCTCGGCCCTCCAGGCGATGATCTCCGACGTCATCTCCCAGACCGTCAACCAGAACTTCGGCGCCCAAAGCGGCTACGACCTCGGCCGTACCGCCAAAACCGGCTACGAAGAGGGCAAGGACGCCCTCAAGAACTCCGCCAGCACGCTCGGGGAGGGACTGCGCGACGGTGCGGCGGGCCGCGCCGGTCACCACGCCCGCCACTCCGCGACCGGCGGCGACAGCGGCAGCGGCGGCCACGCGGACGGCGGTAACTCGTCGACTACGCCGTCAGGCACGACCTCGTCGGACAGCTCCGGTTCCGGTTCCACGTCCGGCAGTTCGCCGTCGAACGGTTCACCGTCGAGCGGTTCGCCCTCCTCTTCCTCCTCCGATTCCGGCAGTACGTCCACGGGCTCGTCCCCCTCGGTCGGCGGCACGCCCAGCACGCCCAGCACGTCCAGCACGCGCAGCGCCTCGGACAGCGGCGGTTCCCCGGCGGCTTCGACCACGCAAACGCCCGCAGCCACTCGGACGGAGAGCCCGGACACCACCACCCCCACGCCCACCTCCACCTCGCCGGACGCCTCCGCCGGCTCGCCTACGAGCTCCCCGAGCCCGTTCGACGTGGGCACAAACCAGTACCGGGAGAGCCAGGCCGACAGCCAGAGCCCCTCCCCGGCCTCGACGCCCGACGCTCCGACCCCCGACCACTCATCGGTTACGCCCGACCGGCAGGCCACGCCGGACGCAGCCCCGACGCCCGACCAGACCCGCCCGGAGACCACGCCGGACCAACGCACCACCCCTGATGCAGGCCCAGGCCCCGCACCAGAGCACACCCGCTCGGAGACACCGCCCGACCCGCGCACCACCCCTGACGCAGGCCCAGCCCCCGCACCGGAACACACCCGACCGGATGCCGCCCCCGCGCCCGCCCCCGACACCGCTCGGCCGGAGCATGAGGCGCAGGCGGAGGCTCCCGCGCAGCGGCACGCGGAGGGCCCCGAGCCATCCACCACCCCCGCTACACAGCAGGCACCGCACGGCGACACCCCGCGCGGCGACGGCCACAATGAGGGCGGCCAGCAAAGCGGTTCCTCCCCGCGCGCCTCCGTACCGCACCAGCAGGCGCCGGGGCCTGTTCCGCACCGCGTGCAGGGACCCGAGCACAGCTACCCGAACCAGAACCAGAACGACCAGTCCGTCCACATCCAGGGCGGAGCGACGATCACCGCTCCCTCCCGCGACACGACGTCGCCGGACACCGCGCCGCAGAACCAGGCGCCGGGCCAGACGCAGACGCCCCAGGGCACCTCGCCGCAGGCCATGGGGGGCGGCCCGGTCACCGCGCCGGGTCCCGCGCCGCAGCGGACGGCGCCGCCGCGTGACGGGCGTATCGCCGACGTCTCACGACAGGAGCCCACCACCCGTCCGTACGACCGCCGTCTGGACGGCCCGCGCGTGCCCACCACGCCACCCGCGACCCCGGCCCCCACCCCGCCACCGCCGGCGGCGCCGCCCGCCCCGTCCGCCCCGCCGGGCGGCCAGCAGCACCCGGACACCCTGCACACGATCCGCGCCGGACTGGCCCAGCAGACGGGCGGTCTGGTGACCCCGCCCGACGCGGACCAGCAGGCACTGCTGAACAGCGTCCCGCACAACCCGGACGGGACGCCGCAGCGTTTCGCCGACCCGTTCCAGCCGTGGGGGCAGCTCCAGAACGACGGAGGTCTGCAGCAACCGGGCCGGTCCAACAACTGCGCGGACTGCTCACGCTCGTTCCTGGAGACCTGGTACGGCAATCCGCAGGTCTCCGCCGCGCGTACGCCCGATACGAACCCCGACGGCACCCCGGACCGCCAGTCGCCCGAGAACAACGCCAACGACAACATCATCCAGTGGGCCGGAGCCCCCCACACGTACGCGGGCACCCCCGCCCCGGACGCCTACCACCGCATTGCCTTGGACCTCTACAACTCCGGGCACGGCTCGTCGGCGATCGTCCAGGTCGCCTGGCCGGACGGCTCCGGGCACGCGTTCAACGCCGTCAACTACCACGGTCACATCGTGTGGGTGGACACCCAGAGCGGCATGGTCAGCACCACGCCGATCCACCAACAGGCCGCAGGCGTCTGGTACATCCCGCTGGACGCCGACCGTAATCCGCTCCACCCCCCACAGCCTGATCCTGGGCAGCCCGCCCAGTCCGCCCAGTCCCCCCAGCCCGAAACGCAGACGCAGACGCAGCCCCAGGCCCAGCCCGAGCCGGGGCATGCCGACGCCGACGCCGACGGGACGCCACCGCCCGATCCCGGCGCCGGGCAGAGCCTGCACGACATCCGGGCGGGACTGGAGGACGGACCGGGCGGCCTGCGCCCGCCGTACGCGGTCGACCAGTTGCTGCTGGAAGACGCCGTACCGCGCAATCCGGACGGCACGCCGCAGCGGCATCCCGACCCGTTCCAGTCGTGGAGCGGGCTGCAGAACGACGGCGGTCCGATCGTCCCGGGCCGTTCCAACAACTGCGCCGACTGCACGCGTTCGTTCCTGGAGACCTGGTTCGGCAACCCGCAGGTCTCCGCGCCCCGCACATGGGACCCCAACCCGGACGGCACGCTGGACCGGCGTTCGGCCGAGCGGCAGTCGACCGAGAACATGCAGGCCTGGGCCGGTGACACGTACCGGTACTCGCCGACCCGGGACGAGGGTTATCAGCGGATCGCGGACGAGTTGCTCGCCGCGGGTCCCGGCGCCGCGGCCGTCATCGCCGTCGAGTGGCCGGGGGGCGGCGGGCACGCCTTCACCGCCGTCAACCACAACGGCACGGTGGTGTGGGTCGACCCCCAGAGCGGCCAGGTCAGCCACCAGCCGATCCATCCGTCGGCCCTGCGCGTCTGGCACATGACCATGGACGGCGACCGGAACCCCGTCGTCCCGCAGGCGCAGGCGCACACCGGCACGCCCGAGACGCAGGCCGCGACCGACCGCACGAGCGCGGCGCCGCCGCTCGTCGACACCTACCCCGGCGAGGCGGGCGGCCGGGACCGGATCGAGCGCACGCTCGGAGCGCCGTTCGCGGATCAGGGCGACGGCCCGGCGGCGTTCGACCGTCTGGAGACGACGCTGCTGGACAGCGGCCACGGCTCCCAGGCCGTGATCGTCACCACCGACGGCGACGGCCGCGCGCACGCGTGGAACGCGGTCAACAACAACGGCACCGTCACCTACGTCGACCCGCAGACCGGCCAGCGTGGCGGCACCCCGCTGCACAACGGCGACAACGGCGTCTTCGCCATCCCCCTGGACGCCAACCGCCGCCCCCTGGCGGCCGTCCCCGCCCAGCCGTCCCAGCCCGCCCAGCCGTCCCAGCCCGCCCAGCCGTCCCCGCCCTCCCCCCGCCAGACGCCGGGAGACCTCGCGGGCGCGCAGCCGCTCCCCTCGGAGAACCACGGGTCGACGCCGCACGGCCAGGCCCAGCCGGGCGACGGCACGCACCAGCACTACGGGATGACCACGGAGACGTCCCAGGGCGCGGTGCGCCAGAGCCATGAGGTCGAACAGGTCGACATGGCCCCTGTCCGCCGGAACCTGCAGACCTGGCTGCAAGACGGCAACCTGCAGGCCATCCTCGACAGCTCCTCGCAACGCCCCCCGGGCAACGAGGCGTTCACCCACCGTGAGCTGTCCGCCGCCCTGCCGGGGTTCGCCGACATGCACCCGGGCCAGCGGGGCGCGGTGGTGGCGACACTGGCCCGGCTCAGCCTGGCGTTCCACCGCAGCAACGCCGTCGGGCACAACCTCCTGAGCCTCACCCCACAGCAGCTCGGGGACGCCTACGCCAACCGTCCGCCCGGTCTCCCGCCGCAGAACGACATCTCGCGCGGCGTGCACTACCACGCGCAGGCGGACATGCTCGGTTCGGTGGCGCGCGGACGCGGCAACCCGGCCCGCCAGGCGTTCGAGCACGCCGCGGACCGGTACGGCGACACCACCGCCACGCGCAGAGGCGAGCCCGAGTCGCTGGTCCAGCGCATGCGGGACCTGTACGGCCAGACGGAGCACCGCCCCGACTTCACCGCGCGCAACTATGCCGTCGTCGAGGTGCACGACCCCACCAACGGCGAGACGTACTACGTGGTGGACAGCTCCATCCCGCAGCAGACACCCGACGAGGCGCACTCGGAGCCGCATCTCGGCGACTACCTGGACCATGTGAACGACCGGAGAGCGGCCCAGGGGCTGCCCCCGGTCCAGCCGAGCACCCTGTACACCGAGCGCGAGCCGTGCGGCAACGTCTCCGGGAGCCCGCATGCCGACTGCTCCGGCTACATCCACCAGGCGCAGGTCTTCCAGGGGTCCCGGGTCAACTACGCCACCGGCTTCCGCCGCGGTGACCTCGATCCGGCGGCGACGGGCTCCAAGAGCCAGGTCCAGGCGACCTTCAGCCGGGACTTCCAGGACAACCTCAACCACACGATGGACCTGTGGATGCAGCTCGCCATCATCCGCGACCACGGCCCCGAACTGACCCCGCCCCCGCCCCCTCCGGCCGCAGGCCCCCCGCCCGCCGCAGGCCCACCACCCCAGTCCGGCCCGCCAGAGCCGTCAGGCACTGACGACGACAGCCCCACCCCGGACACCGACCAGGACCAGGACCAGGACCAAGGCCAGGACCAGAACCCGGGCATCCCGCCCGAGGTCCGCGCCCGGATCGACGAGGTGCTGGCCGACCATCCCGACGTCGCCGACGTCGTGGCGAGGCTCGTGCAGGACCAGGACCGGCACCCACTCAACATCGGCGGCGACATCCTCCGTCAGGGACGCCGGGACCGCGTCCTGGAACTGATCCGGGAACTGGCCGACGGACAGGTACTCCGCGACCGTGACCTCCAGACGTACCTGCGCGAATGCCCGGGGCAGGGTCCGGTGTTCGAGGGCATCCCCGACGACGTCAACGTCACGGAGGACGGCACCTCCCGTAAGCAGGCGTTCGTCGACGAGAGCAAGGAGCTCGACGCGGCGCGCCGGATCGGCGCGGAGCCGACCGGAGAAGAGCGCGCCCTGCTCCAGGAGTACGCCGACAACCTGGTTGAGCGGGTCCACACCAATGTCAGGAGCGAGATCGCGGCCATATGCCCGGAAGGCGCGAGCTTCAGCGTGCGTACCAAGTCCGCCCCCGCCCTCTTGGACAAGGTAATGCGGATGAGCCAGGGCAGCCCCGGCCGCCCCGGCCGCCCGAACTACCAAGTCGGTGATGTGATCGACGCGGTCGGCGCCCGCATCACGGTCGAGAACATGGACCAGCTGGAGCAAGCGCTGCGCAACGTCCAGCAGCGGTTCGGCGTCGGCGACACCGGCCGTATTCTGGAGATCGAGAACATGTACGCCGAGCCGAAGTCGAAGAACCCGGAGTACCGGGTGATCCCGATGGTGGTCCGGGTCGACGTCGATGGTGAGGCTTACACGTTCGAGCTGCAGCTGACCACCCGCAGGGCCTCAGTCGCGGCGGACGTGGAGCACAACACGCTGTTCAAGCCCTACCACGAGCTGACCGACGAACAACGAGACCACATCAAGAGAATGCAGTCGGAGGCGGCGGCACTCGATCAGGAGGAGACCCGACGGTGA
- a CDS encoding SHOCT domain-containing protein codes for MNLAYDYPVLGAFWTAMWVFLWVVWIVLLFRVIADIFRDDTLSGWAKAAWLVFVIILPFLGVFVYVIARGRSMGGREAQHARAQKHEFDSYIRETAAGTGAPPSEAEQLAKLSEIHDKGDITDEEFRRVKEKILH; via the coding sequence ATGAACCTGGCCTATGACTACCCGGTCCTCGGCGCCTTCTGGACGGCCATGTGGGTCTTCCTGTGGGTCGTGTGGATCGTCCTGCTGTTCCGGGTCATCGCCGACATCTTCCGGGACGACACGCTGAGCGGATGGGCCAAGGCGGCGTGGCTCGTCTTCGTGATCATCCTTCCCTTCCTGGGCGTCTTCGTCTACGTGATCGCCCGGGGCCGGAGCATGGGCGGCCGCGAGGCGCAGCACGCCAGGGCCCAGAAGCACGAGTTCGACTCCTACATCCGGGAGACGGCAGCCGGGACCGGCGCTCCTCCGAGCGAGGCCGAGCAGCTCGCGAAGCTCTCCGAGATCCACGACAAGGGCGACATCACCGACGAGGAGTTCCGTCGGGTCAAGGAGAAGATCCTCCACTGA
- a CDS encoding class II glutamine amidotransferase, producing the protein MCRWLVYSGTPILLDNVLYRPAHSLIDQSLHSRLGVETTNGDGFGIGWYGPDTATPAVFRDTGPAWNDRNLRELADHVRSPLFFAHIRASTGTAVQQTNCHPFRHGRWLWMHNGAITDFHLIRRELTLAVDPELFPSIEGSTDSELMFFLALTFGLDQDPPGAVARMAGLIEQVSDERGVKFPLQMTVAVSDGESVWAFRYSSQGESRSLFYSSRVDALRALHPDLTFLREVSDETRLIVSEPLGDLAGAWNKVPENTYGIVGPGEDAMLPFEPQYA; encoded by the coding sequence ATGTGCCGCTGGCTCGTCTACTCGGGGACGCCGATCCTGCTCGACAACGTCCTGTACCGGCCCGCCCACTCGCTCATCGACCAGAGCCTGCACTCCCGGCTGGGCGTCGAGACCACCAACGGCGACGGCTTCGGCATCGGCTGGTACGGCCCGGACACCGCCACCCCGGCGGTCTTCCGGGACACCGGCCCGGCCTGGAACGACCGCAACCTGCGCGAACTCGCCGACCATGTGCGCTCGCCGCTGTTCTTCGCCCACATCCGGGCGTCGACCGGCACGGCGGTGCAGCAGACCAACTGCCATCCCTTCCGGCACGGCCGCTGGCTGTGGATGCACAACGGCGCCATCACCGACTTCCACCTGATCCGGCGGGAACTCACCCTGGCCGTCGACCCCGAGCTGTTCCCCTCCATCGAGGGATCGACGGACTCGGAGCTGATGTTCTTCCTCGCCCTCACCTTCGGCCTGGACCAGGACCCGCCGGGCGCGGTGGCGCGCATGGCGGGCCTGATCGAGCAGGTGAGCGACGAGCGCGGCGTGAAGTTCCCGCTCCAGATGACCGTCGCGGTCTCCGACGGCGAGAGCGTATGGGCCTTCCGCTACTCCAGCCAGGGCGAGTCGCGTTCGCTGTTCTACAGCAGCCGCGTGGACGCGCTCCGGGCGCTCCACCCCGACCTCACCTTCCTGCGGGAGGTCTCCGACGAGACCCGCCTCATCGTCTCCGAACCGCTGGGCGATCTGGCCGGCGCGTGGAACAAGGTCCCGGAGAACACCTACGGCATCGTCGGGCCCGGCGAGGACGCCATGCTGCCCTTCGAACCGCAGTACGCGTAA
- a CDS encoding SigE family RNA polymerase sigma factor codes for MRHSIQPVVGSPARRAVADPADQEREASVSRLFDQHYTSMLRLAALLGADDPENIVAEAYYQIYRKWRRLRDAESAEAYLRSTVCNLTRMRIRHLQVARRHVEAPPDDWAASAENSALLRDDQRVLVGAVQRLPARQREALVLRHWLGLKESEIAAAMGISVGSVKTHTARGLAALTHAMEARR; via the coding sequence ATGAGACACAGCATTCAGCCCGTGGTCGGCAGCCCGGCGAGGCGGGCCGTCGCGGACCCGGCCGACCAGGAGCGCGAGGCGTCCGTCTCCCGGCTCTTCGACCAGCACTACACCTCGATGCTCCGGCTTGCCGCGCTGCTCGGCGCCGACGACCCCGAGAACATCGTGGCCGAGGCCTACTACCAGATCTACCGCAAGTGGCGTCGGCTGCGGGACGCCGAATCGGCGGAGGCGTACCTCCGCTCCACCGTCTGCAATCTGACCCGTATGCGCATCCGCCATCTCCAGGTCGCCCGGCGGCACGTCGAGGCCCCGCCGGACGACTGGGCCGCCTCCGCCGAGAACTCCGCGCTGCTCCGGGACGACCAGCGGGTGCTGGTCGGCGCCGTGCAGCGACTGCCCGCGCGGCAGCGCGAAGCACTCGTGCTGCGACACTGGCTGGGCCTGAAGGAGAGCGAGATCGCCGCGGCGATGGGCATATCGGTGGGATCGGTCAAGACCCACACCGCACGCGGCCTCGCCGCGCTCACCCACGCGATGGAGGCCCGGCGATGA